Genomic segment of Mycolicibacterium sarraceniae:
ACGGCGCTCACCGACTGCGACGACGGCCGCGGCGCCGTCTGCGAACAGCGCGCATCGGCACGCGCCGCACGTCGGGGCGCATCCCCAGCTGTCCAGCGATCCTTGCCTCGATCGACGGCGCCGCGACACCCGTCACTGTGGTCGAAATGAACAGGTCGACGTCCTGAGGTGTCAGACCGGCTTCCTCGAGCGCACCGGTGACTGCGGCGGAGCCCAACTCGACCGCATTCTCGATGAACAGATCGTTCGCCTCGCCGAAGTCTTTCAGCGCGGGATATTGGTCCAGCGGCAGGACGAAGTGTCGATTGTCGACCTTGGCACTGCGATGCAGGCTGCGAAGGATCTCCTCGTACTCTCCGTACCCGTCGACCGCCAAGAAGGCTTCGGTGATTTCGGCCTGACTGAAGCGGTGCGGCGGCAATTCGCCACGCACACCGGCGATAACACTGATTGGACACATGCCTTGATCACGAGCAGCGACACCCACTGGTTCACCCACCTTCGCGACAGCCCCCGCATCTCCCCGTCACCCAGTATGCCGCGCCGGACCGCCTTCGCGGATGCCTACCCTGTGGTGCATCCGCACCACTGTCGCGTCGGCGAGCGCCGCTAGCGCCAGACCGAGCCCGAACATCCGCATGAAGGACACATGCGCCGCGATCAGTGCGGCGGCAGTGATCACCCGGCCGATGTGGGCCACCCCCTGATCCGCGACACCAGGAACACTTCGTAGTCCATCGAAGTGTGGTCCAGCCTAGGGTGCCGACCGGGACCGACAGGCCGGCATCCAACGTCGCTTTGCCAAGCAGCAGCCAGCCGCACGCGTACAGCACGTCGAGAACAACTACCACCACGCCATGTGCCCGCCACCAGATGATCCCCGAAGGCGACCACCGCGCAAAGGGGGCCAGCACTTGAAGTGAGGCGACGATGACGAGCGTGGTGGGTGCCAACGTCGGGCCGATACCGCGCGGCGCGAGCGGGTTCCACTACCGCCCTGCCCCCGCCAGTGAGCAAGCCGACCCAGTGACCCGGCGGCCGGATTCTGGTAGCGGTTGGCCACGGGATCCTGTGCCACACCGCGTTCGCGTTGGGTGTCGGCGCGATGAACTGGTGCTCGAATCCCGGTACCTAGGCTGACACGTCTCGGGTCAGGCGGCGGCTTTACTCGCGCTTGCCCGCCGGTTCGAAGCGGCGCCCTTCTTGGCTTCCCCATCTGCCTTACCGGCTGTCTGACCCGAGCCGTTGTGGTCGGAGGCCGCCTGCGATGAGCCCGCCCGGAGCTTGGCACCGGCCTTTGCCTTGCTACCGCTGGTCAGATCCGTCGCGCCGGTCGAGGTTTCACTGGTCGCCGCTACCGCCGCGATCGAGTTAGCCACAGTGGCAGCGGGTTTGGCCGCCGCGCCGCCGGGGAGCACACCACGGATCGCCCGCGCGATGTCGGTGACCGAATCTCTGACGAAGTCGACGCCGGCCTTGGCCACGCTCACCACACCGTCGCGGATGGCGGCCACGATCTTGGTGACATCGCGGGACTTGACGGCTTGTACGACGTTGTAGACCGCGGTCTGCGGGGCGACGACCAGGTTGCGGAGATTGACGAACAGCTGGCCGCCGAGCGACGGATTCTGGCTGACCGCAACACCATCCCAGCTCCGCAGCATCCACCCGTCGTTCGGATTACCGGTCACGACCACGACGGCCGTGTTACCCAGCGGGTGGGTGAGCATCAGCAGGATGTCCGGATTGTCGACGTTCATCATCGTCCAGGCCATGATCGTCGCGCCGTGCGAGAAGAGCACTGGCTTGGTGTCGCCGTTCGCGATGACGTCATCGATCACGCCGTTGACCCGCGCCTCGAACCCGTTGCCGCTCTCACCGCCGGGGATGGGCAGGCTGCGCAGCCCGAGGGTCCAGGCCACCGGGATCAGGAAGTAGCCGATGCGGCCCAGG
This window contains:
- a CDS encoding histidine phosphatase family protein, whose protein sequence is MRYRALKALATVVSAVALFLVSALPAWAADSITLTWVRHGESYGNIAGAGIDTKVPGPNLTALGEQQAIDIAQQLKNGGYDSIYTSNMIRTQQTAAPLEALLPNLPVYEKAGIHEISAGIFEGSPIDSGLGRIGYFLIPVAWTLGLRSLPIPGGESGNGFEARVNGVIDDVIANGDTKPVLFSHGATIMAWTMMNVDNPDILLMLTHPLGNTAVVVVTGNPNDGWMLRSWDGVAVSQNPSLGGQLFVNLRNLVVAPQTAVYNVVQAVKSRDVTKIVAAIRDGVVSVAKAGVDFVRDSVTDIARAIRGVLPGGAAAKPAATVANSIAAVAATSETSTGATDLTSGSKAKAGAKLRAGSSQAASDHNGSGQTAGKADGEAKKGAASNRRASASKAAA